A window of Longispora fulva contains these coding sequences:
- the deoC gene encoding deoxyribose-phosphate aldolase encodes MTALLTSPSNATLRAFLHGLPGVDAVGLEQRAAGLGTRSIKTTAKAYALDLALRMVDLTTLEGADTPGKVRALCAKAMRPDPSDPDCPSTAAVCVYPSMVAVAHEELKGSGVHLASVATAFPSGQAPLNVKLDDTRAAVAAGADEIDMVISRGAFLAGDYLHVYDEIMAVREACGDAHLKVILETGELATYDNIRRASWLAMMAGAHFIKTSTGKVSPAATLPTTLLMLEAVRDYRDATGTKIGVKPAGGIRTSKDAIKYLVTVNEIAGPDWLDPDWFRFGASTLLNDLLMQRHKLRTGHYSGPDYMTVD; translated from the coding sequence ATGACGGCGTTGTTAACCAGTCCCTCGAATGCGACTTTACGCGCGTTTCTCCACGGTCTCCCGGGAGTTGACGCCGTCGGGCTGGAACAGAGGGCCGCTGGCCTCGGTACCCGCTCGATCAAGACGACGGCGAAGGCGTACGCGCTGGACCTCGCGCTGCGGATGGTCGACCTGACGACCCTGGAGGGCGCGGACACCCCGGGCAAGGTGCGCGCGCTGTGCGCCAAGGCGATGCGGCCGGACCCGAGCGACCCGGACTGCCCCTCGACGGCGGCGGTGTGCGTGTACCCGAGCATGGTCGCAGTGGCCCACGAGGAGCTGAAGGGCTCCGGGGTGCACCTGGCCAGCGTCGCGACGGCGTTCCCGTCCGGGCAGGCCCCGTTGAACGTGAAACTCGACGACACCCGGGCGGCCGTGGCGGCCGGCGCCGACGAGATCGACATGGTGATCAGCCGGGGCGCGTTCCTGGCCGGCGACTACCTGCACGTGTACGACGAGATCATGGCCGTGCGCGAGGCATGCGGCGACGCACACTTGAAGGTGATCCTCGAAACGGGTGAGCTCGCCACGTACGACAACATCCGCCGGGCCTCCTGGCTCGCCATGATGGCCGGCGCGCACTTCATCAAGACCTCCACCGGCAAGGTGTCCCCGGCGGCCACCCTGCCGACGACGCTGCTGATGCTGGAGGCGGTCCGCGACTACCGGGACGCGACGGGTACGAAGATCGGCGTGAAGCCGGCCGGCGGGATCCGGACGAGCAAGGACGCGATCAAGTACCTGGTGACCGTCAACGAGATCGCCGGCCCCGACTGGCTGGACCCGGACTGGTTCCGGTTCGGCGCGTCCACCCTGCTCAACGACCTGCTCATGCAGCGCCACAAGCTCCGGACCGGCCACTACTCCGGCCCCGACTACATGACGGTGGACTGA
- a CDS encoding MmpS family transport accessory protein — MSFLRIGVLCAAVAVTGACGGREPMREHTVVYEVSGQDTAEVAYVNDKAELIKGQVVALPWTLTIKARTGAYVSVLTNGAGDGALVCVLKVDGAVVSTKSSTDVPVVRCDTTLG; from the coding sequence ATGTCCTTCCTGCGAATCGGCGTGCTGTGCGCCGCCGTGGCCGTGACCGGTGCCTGTGGCGGCCGGGAACCGATGCGCGAACACACGGTCGTCTACGAGGTGTCGGGGCAGGACACGGCCGAGGTCGCCTACGTCAATGACAAGGCGGAACTGATCAAGGGCCAGGTGGTGGCCCTGCCGTGGACGCTGACCATCAAGGCCCGGACCGGCGCCTACGTCTCGGTGCTCACGAACGGGGCCGGCGACGGCGCGCTGGTCTGCGTCCTCAAGGTCGACGGGGCGGTGGTCAGCACGAAGAGCAGCACGGACGTACCCGTGGTGAGGTGTGACACCACACTTGGCTGA
- the upp gene encoding uracil phosphoribosyltransferase, which translates to MDVLVVEHPLAQARLTVMRDERSDSATFRAALHELTTMLAYEATRDAAVDRPAIRTPVTDTYGIALANPPLLVPVLRAGLGMADAALSLLPESSMGFVGLARDEVTFEPRAYLESLPADLTGKPVIVLDPMVATGGSLEHCVRLLCDRGATDITVLCALAAPEALRRLDESGLPMRIVTASIDEGLNEHRFIVPGLGDAGDRQFGGMPRF; encoded by the coding sequence GTGGATGTCCTCGTAGTCGAACACCCCCTTGCCCAGGCCCGCCTCACCGTCATGCGCGACGAGCGCAGCGACTCGGCGACCTTCCGGGCCGCCCTGCACGAGCTGACGACGATGCTCGCGTACGAGGCGACCCGCGACGCCGCCGTCGACCGGCCCGCGATCCGTACCCCGGTCACCGACACGTACGGCATCGCGCTGGCGAACCCGCCGCTGCTCGTACCCGTCCTGCGGGCCGGTCTCGGGATGGCCGACGCCGCGCTGAGCCTGCTGCCGGAGTCCTCGATGGGCTTCGTCGGGCTCGCCCGCGACGAGGTCACCTTCGAGCCCCGCGCGTACCTGGAGTCGCTGCCCGCCGACCTGACCGGCAAGCCGGTGATCGTGCTCGACCCGATGGTCGCGACCGGCGGCTCGCTGGAGCACTGCGTCCGGCTGCTGTGCGACCGGGGCGCCACCGACATCACGGTGCTGTGCGCGCTGGCCGCCCCGGAGGCGCTGCGGCGGCTCGACGAGAGCGGGCTGCCGATGCGGATCGTGACGGCGAGCATCGACGAGGGGCTCAACGAGCACCGGTTCATCGTCCCGGGCCTCGGCGACGCGGGGGACCGCCAGTTCGGCGGCATGCCCCGCTTCTAG
- a CDS encoding phospho-sugar mutase, translated as MNLDVERLRAQAEEWLADDPDLITSSELSRLLAGLPGTAAELADRFSGPLTFGTAGLRGPLRAGPNGMNLAVVRAAAAGLVGWLAEHGATGPLVIGYDARHGSKMFAEETARVCTGAGRRALLLPDHLPTPVLAYAVRALDAAAGVMVTASHNPPQDNGYKVYLGAQLGGIVGAGAQLVAPADAEIEHAIRAVGPLADVPLGQPGEVLGPDLLDGYLAAAAGVVEAESPRELAVAYTPMHGVGGAVLGAAFTRAGFAAPAVVALQAAPDPDFPTVAFPNPEEPGAMDLVTNLAREVGADIAIATDPDADRCAVAIPTPTGWRTLRGDEVGILLADHLIRRGVRGRYATTIVSSSMLRALCEKRGVPYGETLTGFKWIVRAGEDLVFGYEEALGYCVAPHIARDKDGITAALTVAELAAGLRSELRGLGDRLDELASEFGCYVTDQLSVRVDDVSEIADAMARLRAKPPTTLIDEPVRVEDLMPDNDVVILRGDGLRVVVRPSGTEPKLKAYLEVVEPVHDGDVAAARQLGSAAISALRTEMAAALGIW; from the coding sequence ATGAACCTCGACGTGGAGCGGCTGCGTGCCCAGGCTGAAGAGTGGCTGGCCGACGACCCAGACCTGATCACGAGTTCCGAGCTGTCCCGGCTGCTCGCCGGGCTGCCCGGGACAGCCGCTGAACTCGCCGACCGGTTCTCCGGGCCGCTGACCTTCGGCACCGCCGGCCTGCGCGGCCCGCTGCGCGCCGGCCCGAACGGCATGAACCTCGCCGTCGTGCGCGCCGCCGCCGCCGGGCTCGTCGGCTGGCTCGCCGAACACGGCGCCACCGGCCCGCTGGTGATCGGCTACGACGCCCGGCACGGCTCGAAGATGTTCGCCGAGGAGACCGCCCGGGTGTGCACCGGGGCCGGCCGCCGCGCGCTGCTGCTGCCCGACCACCTGCCCACCCCGGTGCTCGCCTACGCGGTCCGCGCGCTCGACGCCGCCGCCGGGGTGATGGTCACCGCGAGCCACAACCCGCCACAGGACAACGGCTACAAGGTGTACCTGGGCGCGCAGCTCGGCGGCATCGTCGGCGCCGGCGCGCAGCTCGTGGCCCCCGCCGACGCCGAGATCGAGCACGCGATCCGCGCCGTGGGTCCGTTGGCCGACGTGCCGTTGGGCCAGCCCGGCGAGGTGCTGGGCCCGGACCTGCTCGACGGGTACCTGGCGGCGGCGGCCGGGGTCGTGGAGGCGGAGTCGCCCCGGGAGCTGGCCGTGGCGTACACGCCGATGCACGGCGTGGGCGGGGCGGTGCTCGGTGCGGCGTTCACCCGGGCCGGCTTCGCCGCCCCGGCCGTCGTCGCGCTGCAGGCCGCCCCCGACCCGGACTTCCCGACCGTGGCCTTCCCGAATCCGGAGGAGCCCGGGGCGATGGACCTGGTCACGAACCTGGCCCGGGAGGTCGGCGCGGACATCGCCATCGCCACCGACCCCGACGCCGACCGGTGCGCCGTCGCGATCCCCACCCCGACCGGGTGGCGGACCCTGCGCGGCGACGAGGTGGGCATCCTGCTGGCCGACCACCTGATCCGCCGGGGCGTGCGCGGCCGGTACGCGACGACGATCGTGTCGTCCTCGATGCTGCGCGCACTGTGCGAGAAGCGCGGCGTGCCGTACGGCGAGACGCTGACCGGCTTCAAGTGGATCGTCCGGGCCGGCGAGGACCTGGTCTTCGGCTACGAGGAGGCCCTCGGCTACTGCGTGGCCCCGCACATCGCCCGCGACAAGGACGGCATCACGGCCGCGCTGACCGTCGCGGAACTCGCCGCCGGGCTGCGCTCCGAACTGCGCGGGCTGGGCGACCGGCTGGACGAGCTGGCGAGCGAGTTCGGCTGCTACGTGACCGACCAGCTGTCGGTGCGGGTCGACGACGTGTCCGAGATCGCCGACGCGATGGCGCGGCTGCGGGCCAAGCCGCCGACGACGCTGATCGACGAGCCGGTCCGGGTCGAGGACCTGATGCCGGACAACGACGTGGTGATCCTGCGCGGCGACGGGTTGCGGGTCGTGGTGCGGCCGTCGGGGACGGAGCCGAAGCTGAAGGCGTACCTGGAGGTGGTGGAACCGGTGCACGACGGCGACGTGGCGGCGGCGCGGCAGCTCGGGTCCGCCGCCATCTCGGCGTTGCGCACGGAGATGGCGGCGGCACTCGGTATCTGGTGA
- a CDS encoding serine/threonine-protein kinase: MLRAAVGSGGMGTVWRAYDQLLRRDVAIKEVLIPVNMAKTDRDVLIERTLREARAAAGLNHPAVVRMYDVVTDGGRPWLVMELLAARSVAEIVTEDGPLTARATAKIGLAMLGALEAAHAAGILHRDVKPANVLISGDGRCVLTDFGVARLTMESDLTTPGMVLGSPHYIAPERAMGQAFGPPSDLFSLGVTLYTSVEGGPPFDRGDPIETMHAVVQAQPEPPRNAGPLAAILYGLMEKDPRRRWDVARTRAALRELLDGPLSHRQPPPEETDPHAVLRMAPPPKPVYQQPDGVIGGRAMLAPGETPAQRHARMAAQSRPAAEVPDVATGAAPTVAPTGDQQTINLADRPAWQQHGVPAQTQGGYPGASDQGGYAGAPDQGGYPGAPDQGGYPHSGAAGLPPRFALRPVTRKYPKWLVPAGAAAAVVLLLVVGAVVLFSGSSDKPDAKPSATPSGPGFATVAYQDPRGFSLNVPTNWEKSGPGNSYFDFTEPNKTGRRIRVNVETATNAHRWAEVAANGLHTRTEVCPNFIQLGLKDTTLSGLPAAELDYTCGQGDTLRRGLWRGVVKDGKVYHFYLTVPAARFTESLPIHEEMVRSFKLGT, encoded by the coding sequence ATGCTCCGTGCCGCCGTCGGCAGTGGAGGCATGGGCACCGTCTGGCGTGCCTACGACCAGCTACTTCGCCGCGATGTGGCCATCAAAGAGGTTCTGATCCCGGTCAACATGGCCAAGACGGACCGCGATGTCCTCATCGAACGCACCCTGCGCGAGGCCCGGGCCGCCGCGGGGCTCAACCATCCCGCCGTCGTCCGGATGTACGACGTCGTGACCGACGGCGGCCGCCCCTGGCTCGTCATGGAGCTGCTGGCCGCCCGCAGCGTCGCCGAGATCGTCACCGAGGACGGGCCACTCACCGCCCGGGCCACGGCGAAGATCGGCCTGGCGATGCTCGGCGCCCTGGAGGCCGCGCACGCCGCCGGCATCCTGCACCGCGACGTGAAGCCGGCCAACGTGCTGATCAGCGGCGACGGCCGGTGCGTGCTCACCGACTTCGGGGTCGCCCGGCTCACCATGGAAAGCGACCTCACCACGCCCGGCATGGTCCTTGGCTCCCCGCACTACATCGCGCCGGAGCGGGCCATGGGCCAGGCGTTCGGGCCGCCCAGCGACCTGTTCTCGCTCGGGGTGACGCTGTACACGTCCGTGGAGGGCGGGCCGCCGTTCGACCGGGGCGACCCGATCGAGACCATGCACGCCGTCGTGCAGGCCCAGCCCGAGCCGCCGCGCAACGCCGGCCCGCTGGCCGCGATCCTGTACGGCCTGATGGAGAAGGACCCCCGCCGTCGCTGGGATGTCGCCCGCACCCGGGCCGCGCTCCGCGAACTCCTCGACGGCCCCCTGTCACACCGGCAGCCTCCGCCCGAGGAGACCGACCCGCACGCCGTGCTCCGGATGGCCCCGCCGCCGAAGCCGGTCTACCAGCAGCCCGACGGCGTCATCGGTGGCCGGGCCATGCTCGCCCCCGGCGAGACCCCGGCGCAACGGCACGCCCGGATGGCCGCGCAGTCCCGGCCGGCGGCCGAGGTGCCCGACGTGGCCACCGGCGCCGCGCCGACCGTCGCGCCGACCGGGGACCAGCAGACGATCAACCTGGCCGACCGGCCGGCCTGGCAGCAGCACGGCGTGCCGGCGCAGACCCAGGGCGGCTATCCGGGCGCCTCGGACCAGGGCGGCTACGCCGGCGCCCCGGATCAGGGCGGCTACCCCGGTGCTCCGGATCAGGGTGGCTACCCGCACAGCGGGGCCGCCGGGCTTCCGCCCAGGTTCGCGCTGCGGCCGGTGACGCGGAAGTACCCGAAGTGGCTGGTGCCCGCCGGGGCCGCCGCAGCTGTGGTGCTGCTGCTCGTCGTCGGCGCGGTCGTGCTGTTCTCCGGCTCCTCGGACAAGCCCGACGCCAAGCCGTCGGCCACTCCGAGCGGTCCGGGGTTCGCAACGGTCGCGTACCAGGACCCGCGCGGATTCTCGCTCAACGTGCCGACCAACTGGGAGAAGTCCGGCCCGGGCAACTCGTACTTCGACTTCACCGAGCCGAACAAGACCGGCCGGCGGATCCGGGTCAACGTGGAGACCGCGACCAACGCGCACCGCTGGGCGGAGGTCGCCGCGAACGGGCTGCACACCCGCACCGAGGTCTGCCCGAACTTCATCCAGCTCGGTCTGAAGGACACCACCCTGTCCGGACTGCCGGCAGCCGAGCTCGACTACACCTGCGGCCAGGGCGACACCCTGCGGCGCGGGCTGTGGCGGGGCGTCGTCAAGGACGGCAAGGTCTACCACTTCTACCTGACCGTGCCGGCCGCCCGGTTCACCGAGAGCCTGCCGATCCATGAGGAAATGGTCAGATCCTTCAAGCTGGGAACCTGA